The following are encoded together in the Mycteria americana isolate JAX WOST 10 ecotype Jacksonville Zoo and Gardens chromosome 2, USCA_MyAme_1.0, whole genome shotgun sequence genome:
- the MC2R gene encoding adrenocorticotropic hormone receptor: MSTERSSNLIKHPGQTSVPSLENRSDFSLNITDCTQVVVPEEVFFTVAAAGILENLLVLIAVIRNKNLHLPMYFFICSLAISDMLGSLYKTLENIFIILCKMGYLTRRGDFEKKLDDAMDSMFILSLLGSIFSLLAIAADRYITIFYALRYHNIMTLRRALVILAIIWTFCAGSSIAIALFSYEAATVIPFTILFPLMMFFILCLYVHMFLLARSHAKKIASLPTSTVHQRTNMKGAITLTIFLGVFLCCWAPFVLHILLARFCPHNPYCACYMSIFHVNGTLIMCNAIIDPMIFAFRSPELRSTFKKMFCCARSNWNW, translated from the coding sequence ATGAGCACTGAGAGATCTTCCAACCTAATCAAACACCCAGGGCAGACAAGCGTTCCTTCCCTGGAAAATAGAAGTGATTTCTCCTTAAATATCACTGACTGCACCCAGGTCGTGGTGCCAGAGGAagtttttttcactgttgctgctgctggaatACTGGAAAATCTGCTTGTCCTTATCGCTGTCATTAGAAATAAGAATTTGCACTTGCCCATGTACTTCTTCATTTGCAGTTTAGCCATTTCAGACATGTTAGGTAGCTTGTACAAAACTCTGGAGAACATCTTTATCATTTTGTGCAAAATGGGGTACCTGACACGTCGTGGGGACTTTGAGAAAAAGCTGGATGATGCTATGGATTCCATGTTCATTCTGTCTTTACTGGGGTCGATTTTCAGCTTGTTAGCCATTGCAGCAGACAGATACATCACTATCTTCTACGCTTTGCGGTACCATAACATCATGACACTAAGAAGGGCCTTGGTTATCTTGGCAATCATTTggacattctgtgctggcagtaGCATTGCCATTGCCCTCTTCTCCTATGAAGCAGCAACAGTCATTCCCTTCACCATCCTGTTCCCTTTAATGATGTTTTTTATACTGTGCCTCTATGTCCATATGTTCCTCCTGGCTCGATCTCATGCTAAAAAGATCGCCTCACTGCCAACCAGCACAGTCCATCAGAGAACTAACATGAAAGGAGCCATTACACTGACCATTTTCCTTGGagttttcctttgctgttggGCCCCCTTTGTTCTTCACATCCTCTTAGCAAGGTTTTGCCCACATAACCCTTACTGTGCCTGCTACATGTCCATTTTCCATGTGAATGGGACACTCATAATGTGCAATGCGATCATTGACCCTATGATTTTTGCATTCCGAAGCCCAGAATTACGGAGTACATTTAAGAAGATGTTCTGCTGTGCCAGGTCAAACTGGAACTGGTAA